In Janibacter cremeus, a genomic segment contains:
- a CDS encoding RNase H family protein: MTLTAAADGSALGNPGPAGWGWYIDEDRWDRGGWAHGTNNMGELMAVLDLLEQTAHLDDDLHVICDSKYVINSITAWMPGWKRKGWRKKDGNPVLNVEIMQALDAAMAGRRVTFEWVKGHTGHELNEEADRLATSAAAAWAKGAAPEAGPGVPGARSGTAEAGAEQVTEPVQDEPLSLF; this comes from the coding sequence ATGACCCTCACTGCTGCCGCCGACGGCTCCGCCCTCGGCAACCCCGGGCCCGCCGGCTGGGGCTGGTACATCGACGAGGACCGTTGGGACCGCGGGGGATGGGCGCACGGGACGAACAACATGGGCGAGCTCATGGCCGTCCTGGACCTGCTTGAGCAGACGGCCCACCTCGACGACGACCTGCACGTCATCTGCGACAGCAAGTACGTGATCAACTCGATCACCGCGTGGATGCCCGGCTGGAAGCGCAAGGGCTGGCGCAAGAAGGACGGCAACCCGGTCCTCAACGTCGAGATCATGCAGGCGCTCGACGCGGCGATGGCCGGGCGTCGAGTGACCTTCGAGTGGGTCAAGGGCCACACCGGTCACGAGCTCAACGAGGAGGCCGACCGGCTCGCGACGAGCGCTGCCGCGGCGTGGGCGAAGGGCGCGGCGCCGGAGGCAGGACCCGGTGTCCCGGGCGCACGGTCAGGCACGGCCGAGGCAGGTGCCGAGCAGGTGACCGAGCCGGTGCAGGACGAGCCGCTCTCGCTCTTCTGA
- a CDS encoding MOSC domain-containing protein: MPRILSVNVGRPRLQRVPKGRPTGIDKHPADVISVANPGPRRVVDGHGVSGVAADHVGDGRFHGGWDRAVYAYAREELDLWADVLGRELREGHFGENLTTSGIDVDAAEVGDRWHIGTAVLEVRWTRQPCATFGEWMGEPGWVKRFMEHGRTGALLSVVEPGDIRTGNRIEVEPSGSGITLPMVLRAKTGDVGLARRVIDAGVYTGHRRQQIVDVLERDH, translated from the coding sequence ATGCCTCGAATCCTCTCCGTGAACGTCGGTCGACCGAGGCTGCAGCGTGTCCCGAAGGGGCGGCCCACCGGCATCGACAAGCACCCCGCCGACGTGATCTCGGTGGCGAACCCCGGACCCCGACGCGTGGTCGACGGGCACGGTGTCTCCGGCGTCGCGGCCGACCACGTGGGCGATGGCCGATTCCACGGCGGGTGGGACCGGGCCGTCTACGCCTACGCGCGTGAGGAACTGGACCTGTGGGCCGACGTCCTGGGTCGCGAGCTGCGCGAGGGGCACTTCGGCGAGAACCTCACGACGAGCGGCATCGACGTCGATGCCGCCGAGGTCGGCGACCGGTGGCACATCGGCACCGCCGTCCTCGAGGTGCGCTGGACCCGCCAGCCGTGCGCGACTTTCGGGGAGTGGATGGGTGAGCCCGGCTGGGTCAAGCGGTTCATGGAGCACGGCCGCACGGGCGCCCTGCTCAGCGTGGTCGAGCCGGGGGACATCCGCACCGGGAACCGCATCGAGGTCGAGCCCTCGGGGTCGGGCATCACCCTGCCGATGGTCCTGCGCGCAAAGACCGGCGACGTCGGCCTCGCCCGCAGGGTCATCGACGCCGGGGTCTACACCGGCCACCGGCGCCAGCAGATCGTCGACGTCCTCGAGCGCGATCACTGA
- a CDS encoding DUF885 domain-containing protein yields the protein MTDIDRIAEAHFDAEVELSPIAATYLGLPGRDEDLDDFSPAGFAAVSRLRRETLAALEDATPVDDVDRVTLEAMRERLGLAEEMHAAGLDLGEINVLASPMQAVRDVFDMMPAATGDNWATIARRMTKVPTALEQWTDSLAAAAADGHIAPRRQYERCIDQCADLTAPDGYYAGLVRDACLDGGAPLADSVMTDLARSVEAASGAYRDLAERLKPLRDKAPEADACGIEKYRLHSRAFLGATIDLEETYAWGQAELARITAEMTAVAEQISPGASTEEAIAILDDDPRYQLHGTTALQRWMQEKADEAIDLVAPHLDIPEPVHTIECMIAPTQTGGIYYTGPSDDFARPGRMWWSVPKGVTQFGTWRELTTVYHEGVPGHHLQIGQTVHRRGLLNRWRRHSAFTSGHAEGWALYAEWLMAELGHMDDPGNRMGLLDGQSLRAARVVLDIGVHCGFEAPAEVGGGEWTYDKAWSFLSAHANMDEGFLRFELDRYLGWPGQAPSYKIGERLWLQLREETSRREGANFDLRAFHRRALDIGGVGLDTLRTAVLGSA from the coding sequence ATGACCGACATCGACCGCATCGCCGAGGCCCACTTCGACGCCGAGGTCGAGCTGTCCCCGATCGCTGCGACCTACCTCGGCCTCCCGGGCCGCGACGAGGACCTCGACGACTTCTCCCCAGCGGGCTTCGCCGCGGTCTCCCGCCTGCGCCGGGAGACCCTCGCCGCGCTCGAGGACGCCACGCCCGTGGACGACGTGGACCGGGTGACACTCGAGGCGATGCGCGAGCGGCTCGGCCTCGCCGAGGAGATGCACGCGGCCGGTCTGGACCTCGGTGAGATCAACGTCCTCGCCTCGCCGATGCAGGCGGTGCGCGACGTCTTCGACATGATGCCCGCCGCCACCGGCGACAACTGGGCGACCATCGCCCGCCGGATGACCAAGGTGCCGACCGCCCTCGAGCAGTGGACCGACTCCCTCGCCGCGGCCGCAGCGGACGGGCACATCGCCCCTCGTCGCCAGTACGAGCGGTGCATCGACCAGTGCGCCGACCTGACCGCCCCGGACGGCTACTACGCGGGCTTGGTGCGGGATGCCTGCCTCGACGGCGGGGCGCCCCTGGCCGACTCGGTCATGACGGACCTGGCCCGCTCGGTCGAGGCCGCTTCCGGGGCCTACCGTGACCTCGCCGAGCGGCTGAAGCCCTTGCGCGACAAGGCCCCCGAGGCGGACGCCTGCGGGATCGAGAAGTACCGACTGCACTCACGGGCCTTCCTCGGTGCGACGATCGATCTCGAGGAGACCTATGCGTGGGGCCAGGCGGAGCTGGCCCGGATCACCGCCGAGATGACCGCCGTGGCCGAGCAGATCTCCCCCGGTGCGAGCACCGAGGAGGCCATCGCGATCCTCGACGACGACCCCCGATACCAGCTCCACGGCACCACTGCGCTGCAGAGGTGGATGCAGGAGAAGGCCGACGAGGCCATCGATCTGGTCGCCCCGCACCTGGACATCCCGGAGCCGGTGCACACGATCGAGTGCATGATCGCCCCCACCCAGACCGGCGGCATCTACTACACGGGGCCGAGCGACGACTTCGCCCGGCCGGGGCGGATGTGGTGGTCGGTCCCGAAGGGGGTCACCCAGTTCGGCACGTGGCGGGAGCTGACGACCGTCTACCACGAAGGCGTTCCCGGCCACCATCTGCAGATCGGCCAGACCGTCCACCGGCGCGGCCTGCTCAACCGGTGGCGACGACACTCCGCCTTCACCTCCGGCCATGCCGAGGGCTGGGCCCTCTACGCGGAGTGGCTCATGGCCGAGCTGGGCCACATGGACGACCCCGGCAACCGGATGGGCCTGCTCGACGGGCAGTCGCTGCGTGCGGCGCGAGTGGTGCTGGACATCGGTGTGCACTGCGGCTTCGAGGCCCCGGCCGAGGTCGGTGGGGGCGAGTGGACCTACGACAAGGCGTGGTCCTTCCTCAGCGCCCACGCCAACATGGACGAGGGCTTCCTTCGCTTCGAGCTGGACCGGTACCTGGGGTGGCCGGGGCAGGCTCCGAGCTACAAGATCGGCGAGCGGCTCTGGCTGCAGCTACGCGAGGAGACGTCCCGCCGTGAGGGAGCGAACTTCGACCTGCGGGCCTTCCACCGTCGCGCGCTCGACATCGGAGGCGTCGGCCTGGACACCCTGCGCACGGCGGTGCTCGGGTCCGCCTGA
- a CDS encoding methyltransferase domain-containing protein, which translates to MSRYVHGHTPSVVASHGDRTAENSAGYLLPYLGPRTRLLDVGCGPGSITLDLAERVGEAVGVDGSAAVIERARSAAGTKGDGRTVFEVADALALPFADDSFDVTHAHQVLQHVGDPVAVLREMARVTRPGGLVAVRDADYEAMTWAPAHPGLTRWLDLYRAAARGAGGEPDAGRHLLRWCHEAGLADVRAGASLWCYADDDARAWWGGQWQQRAVESNFHDEVLAQGLGDEVTIAEVVDGWRAWTDSPDGWFVIVHGEVLARV; encoded by the coding sequence ATGAGTCGATACGTGCACGGCCACACCCCGTCCGTCGTCGCCTCCCATGGCGACCGCACCGCCGAGAACTCGGCCGGGTACCTGCTCCCGTACCTCGGGCCGAGGACGCGGCTCCTCGACGTCGGGTGCGGTCCGGGATCGATCACCCTCGATCTCGCCGAGCGGGTGGGCGAGGCGGTCGGCGTCGACGGATCCGCGGCAGTCATCGAGCGGGCCCGCTCCGCGGCCGGGACGAAGGGGGATGGCCGCACCGTCTTCGAGGTGGCTGACGCGCTGGCCCTGCCCTTCGCGGACGACTCCTTCGACGTCACCCATGCCCACCAGGTGCTCCAGCACGTCGGCGACCCGGTGGCCGTGCTGCGGGAGATGGCTCGTGTGACCCGTCCGGGGGGCCTCGTCGCCGTGCGTGACGCGGACTACGAGGCGATGACCTGGGCGCCGGCCCATCCCGGGCTCACCCGCTGGCTCGACCTCTACCGGGCCGCTGCCCGCGGTGCCGGCGGCGAGCCCGACGCCGGGCGCCACCTGCTGCGGTGGTGCCACGAGGCGGGACTGGCTGATGTGAGGGCGGGCGCCTCGCTCTGGTGCTACGCCGACGACGACGCGCGGGCCTGGTGGGGCGGCCAGTGGCAGCAGCGCGCCGTGGAGTCGAACTTCCACGACGAGGTGCTCGCCCAGGGGCTGGGTGACGAGGTCACCATCGCCGAAGTCGTCGACGGGTGGCGGGCGTGGACGGACTCACCCGATGGGTGGTTCGTCATCGTCCATGGTGAGGTGCTGGCACGCGTCTGA
- a CDS encoding Maf family protein, whose translation MHTLVLASASPARLGLLRASGLDPQVVVSDVDEDAVESRARQQDPHLSPAGLAQVLAEAKGAAVRGRLAGDHRLVLACDSVLEIDGAVHGKPGTPEVARQRWRSMRGRTGVLHTGHWLIDPVSGRTAGAPASATVHFADVTDAELEGYLATGEPLRVAGAFTLDGFGAPFVESIEGHPSTVVGLCLPLLRRLLADLGVDWWDLASA comes from the coding sequence ATGCACACGCTCGTCCTCGCCTCCGCATCCCCCGCCCGTCTCGGGCTGCTGCGCGCCAGCGGCCTCGACCCGCAGGTCGTCGTCAGCGATGTCGACGAGGACGCGGTCGAGTCACGGGCCCGGCAGCAGGACCCGCACCTCTCCCCCGCCGGCTTGGCCCAGGTGCTGGCGGAGGCGAAGGGGGCGGCCGTGAGGGGCCGCCTGGCCGGGGACCACCGGCTCGTCCTCGCCTGCGACTCGGTACTCGAGATCGACGGCGCCGTCCACGGCAAGCCGGGCACGCCCGAGGTCGCCCGCCAACGCTGGCGCTCGATGCGCGGCCGCACGGGGGTGCTGCACACCGGGCACTGGCTGATCGACCCCGTCAGCGGCCGGACGGCAGGGGCACCGGCGAGCGCCACGGTCCACTTCGCCGACGTCACCGACGCCGAGCTCGAGGGCTATCTCGCCACCGGCGAGCCGCTGCGCGTCGCGGGTGCCTTCACCCTGGACGGGTTCGGTGCCCCTTTCGTCGAGTCGATCGAGGGTCACCCGAGCACGGTGGTCGGCCTGTGCCTGCCGCTGCTGCGACGGCTGCTGGCCGACCTCGGCGTCGACTGGTGGGACCTCGCCTCCGCCTGA
- a CDS encoding acyl-CoA carboxylase epsilon subunit yields MTSTTPTHEQPDTETPAAPTGPRIEVIGDASTEQVAALVAVLSGIGGDGDEEAPGPASRWASRERLVRAPLHPAPGAWRAAAFPG; encoded by the coding sequence GTGACATCGACGACACCCACGCACGAGCAGCCGGACACCGAAACGCCCGCGGCCCCGACGGGGCCGCGCATCGAGGTCATCGGGGACGCCTCGACGGAGCAGGTCGCCGCGCTCGTCGCGGTGCTGTCAGGTATCGGTGGTGATGGTGACGAGGAGGCGCCCGGCCCCGCGTCGCGCTGGGCCTCGCGCGAGCGGCTCGTGCGCGCGCCACTGCACCCGGCCCCCGGAGCCTGGCGGGCCGCGGCCTTCCCCGGCTGA
- a CDS encoding lipase family protein, with protein MSSLATRSAAAATLAVAIAVPLAGTAQAGPGEVPGTAGASTLTDTPEPERPDFYEPPAQIPSTPGTVIRTEPASFLLDPLGLSSGVVTATRVMYSSTDADGVPIAVTGTVFVPTSDYVGSSERPLISYTAGTQGIADRCAPSRQMAELVEYEGIGIARTVSRGYAVAMTDYQGLGTPGTHTYMVRAAQGHASLDMARAAQQLQGDDVDGDNPVGLMGYSQGGGAAAAAAELASTYAPELAIKGSAIGAPPADLAKVGANIDGGLYNAFALFALLGVATAEHIDPAPLLNDAGERVAAAVEGDCVFDLFSHAFKDSGQYTESGLDLTELLATEPFASAVEEQRIGTMEPSAPVVINHAWGDDVVPFEVGKQLASDWCDQGSRVTLNPGLTPTHIGGMIPHVEKSMYFFEKRFAGRNTANSCWRL; from the coding sequence ATGAGTTCCCTCGCCACGCGCTCCGCCGCCGCAGCCACGCTCGCAGTCGCCATCGCCGTGCCGCTCGCCGGGACCGCCCAGGCCGGCCCGGGGGAGGTCCCCGGCACGGCCGGCGCCAGCACCCTCACCGACACGCCGGAGCCGGAGCGCCCCGACTTCTACGAGCCGCCGGCGCAGATCCCGAGCACGCCGGGGACGGTCATTCGCACCGAGCCGGCCAGTTTCCTGCTCGACCCGTTGGGCCTGTCCTCCGGCGTCGTCACGGCCACACGGGTGATGTACTCCTCGACCGACGCCGACGGGGTGCCGATCGCCGTGACCGGGACCGTCTTCGTGCCGACGAGCGACTACGTGGGCTCCTCCGAGCGACCGCTGATCTCGTACACGGCCGGTACGCAGGGGATCGCCGACCGGTGCGCACCCTCCCGCCAGATGGCGGAGCTCGTCGAGTACGAGGGCATCGGCATCGCCCGCACGGTCTCCCGCGGCTACGCGGTCGCCATGACCGACTACCAGGGGCTGGGTACTCCCGGGACGCACACCTACATGGTCCGTGCCGCCCAGGGCCATGCCTCCCTCGATATGGCCCGGGCCGCGCAGCAGTTGCAGGGCGACGACGTGGACGGCGACAACCCGGTCGGTCTGATGGGGTACTCGCAGGGTGGCGGCGCCGCTGCGGCCGCCGCCGAGCTGGCCTCGACCTACGCGCCCGAGCTGGCCATCAAGGGCTCGGCCATCGGTGCCCCGCCCGCCGACCTCGCCAAGGTCGGGGCGAACATCGACGGCGGCCTGTACAACGCCTTCGCGCTCTTCGCCTTGCTCGGTGTCGCCACGGCCGAGCACATCGACCCGGCGCCCTTGCTCAACGATGCCGGTGAGCGGGTGGCCGCGGCCGTCGAGGGGGACTGCGTCTTCGACCTCTTCAGCCACGCCTTCAAGGACAGCGGCCAGTACACCGAGAGTGGCCTGGACCTGACCGAGCTGCTCGCCACGGAGCCCTTCGCCTCAGCGGTGGAGGAGCAGCGGATCGGCACGATGGAGCCGAGCGCTCCGGTCGTGATCAACCATGCGTGGGGCGATGACGTCGTCCCCTTCGAGGTCGGCAAGCAGCTCGCGAGCGACTGGTGTGACCAGGGCTCGCGGGTGACGCTCAACCCCGGTCTGACCCCGACGCACATCGGCGGGATGATCCCGCACGTCGAGAAGTCGATGTACTTCTTCGAGAAGCGCTTCGCCGGCCGCAACACGGCCAACAGCTGCTGGCGTCTCTGA